The following are encoded in a window of Roseimaritima ulvae genomic DNA:
- a CDS encoding protein kinase domain-containing protein, with product MSDNPHNNLAVPPPETGGFLVAIQENPELLKQLEAMDGSHQTITIDAYGKPSFVARPAFSAEPTPLPPQTPAAETPPAAETPPASETPPTTEIAATTETPLGNTNETIAAPAAAPPPGPPPAPAPYLPTRQVRSQGQRSEVSTDYRLIGALGSGGTAVVYQAHQRAVDREVAVKVLRDDLAADPLAQQRFLAEAQTVGGLDHPNVIALHELARTDQGQLFYSMKRIDGTSWAEVLEERTLDENLSTLLRVADAVRYAHSRGLLHRDIKPENVMLGRFGEVLVADWGLALPYTAKPEQDTNQSIGGTPAYMAPEQAAGSLSDLGPHTDIYLLGAVLFQILTGVPPHHGETLIGCIRAAAQNLVRPTRITGALMDIAQQALQTKPDKRFASVDAFQHAIRTFLEHQESVRLVHRARQCADEASQSGAYDKYGLAISLLNEALEVWPDNHRAVALLSSLRVDFARQAIHQGDYDLALNLLESAGEGDSELASRVRHRRKSRQRRIEREARLQMLFSHSPDAVLLTRLDDGTILEANEVFLRRFGFELDSIIGRSVPDLKLWVDPDRRAAFLEEVRSRNRIDNYEAQFCSSVGKPLDVLISGRTLILEDQKLLVTNIRDVTQRKAAEDALKRSRQRLREFTRLAQLGTWEFDVASEHVHWNSELYALTGVERGVQSPSLSTFLETVHPDDRKHLLHHIRQAMQTGQAFEVQSRHRVPGGGYRTVISRGQPIRDDEGNVVEIYGTIHDITQQAAEVERVQAQTTAMQQLIDWSDQAICAIHPSGTVLAASSALGQRLGVPAEQLRSGWLLEIEPAVETPPTDAVGTTQDKAPQTIRGRFRRGDQAPQPWQRFTLHATDSDRVRIAKLA from the coding sequence ATGTCCGATAATCCGCATAACAACCTCGCTGTGCCTCCGCCCGAGACGGGCGGCTTCCTGGTTGCCATCCAGGAAAACCCCGAATTGCTGAAACAATTGGAAGCCATGGACGGTAGTCATCAAACGATCACTATCGATGCCTATGGAAAACCCTCCTTCGTCGCCCGGCCCGCCTTCTCCGCCGAACCGACGCCGCTGCCCCCCCAGACGCCAGCAGCCGAAACCCCACCGGCTGCCGAAACCCCACCAGCAAGTGAAACCCCGCCGACGACGGAAATTGCCGCGACTACGGAAACCCCGCTTGGCAACACCAACGAAACCATCGCCGCCCCAGCCGCCGCGCCTCCGCCGGGGCCCCCACCCGCCCCGGCGCCTTACCTGCCAACGCGGCAGGTCCGCTCCCAAGGGCAACGCAGCGAGGTGTCGACCGACTACCGCCTGATCGGAGCCCTAGGCAGCGGCGGCACCGCGGTGGTCTACCAGGCTCACCAACGAGCCGTGGACCGCGAAGTCGCCGTGAAGGTGCTCCGCGATGACCTGGCGGCCGATCCCCTGGCTCAGCAGCGTTTTCTGGCCGAAGCCCAAACCGTTGGGGGGCTGGACCATCCCAACGTGATCGCCCTGCACGAACTGGCTCGCACCGACCAGGGTCAGCTGTTTTATTCGATGAAACGCATCGACGGCACGAGCTGGGCCGAGGTTCTGGAAGAACGCACGCTGGACGAAAATCTGTCCACGCTGCTCCGCGTCGCCGACGCGGTTCGCTATGCCCATTCTCGCGGTCTGCTACATCGCGACATCAAACCCGAAAACGTGATGTTGGGCCGGTTCGGTGAAGTTCTGGTAGCGGACTGGGGACTGGCCTTGCCCTACACGGCGAAGCCGGAACAGGACACCAACCAATCGATTGGTGGCACGCCGGCGTATATGGCGCCGGAGCAGGCCGCCGGCAGCCTGTCCGACCTGGGGCCCCATACCGACATTTATTTGCTGGGGGCCGTGCTGTTCCAGATCCTTACCGGCGTGCCGCCTCATCACGGCGAAACCCTGATCGGTTGTATTCGCGCCGCGGCTCAGAACCTGGTTCGTCCCACCCGCATCACCGGGGCGCTGATGGATATCGCCCAACAAGCCCTGCAAACCAAGCCCGACAAACGGTTTGCCAGCGTCGATGCGTTTCAACACGCCATCCGCACCTTTTTGGAACACCAGGAAAGCGTACGGCTAGTGCATCGAGCTCGGCAGTGCGCCGACGAAGCGTCGCAATCCGGTGCCTATGACAAATACGGACTGGCCATCAGCCTGTTGAACGAAGCTCTGGAAGTGTGGCCCGATAACCACCGGGCGGTGGCACTGCTGAGCAGCCTGCGGGTCGATTTCGCTCGCCAAGCCATCCATCAGGGCGACTACGACCTGGCGCTGAACCTGCTGGAATCGGCCGGCGAAGGCGACTCGGAATTGGCCAGTCGCGTGCGGCATCGTCGCAAGAGCCGGCAACGGCGGATCGAACGCGAAGCTCGGCTGCAGATGCTGTTCTCGCACTCGCCCGACGCCGTGCTGCTAACCCGCTTGGACGATGGCACGATCCTGGAAGCCAACGAAGTCTTCCTGCGTCGCTTTGGGTTCGAACTGGACAGTATTATTGGCCGCAGTGTTCCCGACCTGAAACTGTGGGTCGATCCCGATCGCCGCGCGGCCTTCCTGGAAGAAGTTCGCTCGCGAAATCGTATCGATAACTACGAAGCCCAGTTTTGCAGCAGCGTCGGCAAACCGCTGGACGTGCTGATTTCCGGCCGCACGTTGATCCTCGAGGATCAAAAACTGCTGGTCACCAATATTCGCGATGTGACCCAACGCAAAGCCGCCGAAGATGCGCTCAAACGCAGTCGGCAGCGTTTGCGAGAATTCACCCGGTTGGCGCAGCTGGGCACCTGGGAGTTCGATGTTGCCAGCGAACATGTCCACTGGAACAGTGAACTGTACGCGTTGACGGGCGTCGAACGCGGCGTGCAATCGCCCAGCCTGAGCACGTTCCTGGAAACCGTTCACCCGGACGACCGCAAACACCTGCTGCATCATATTCGTCAAGCCATGCAGACGGGCCAAGCGTTTGAAGTGCAATCCCGGCACCGAGTGCCCGGCGGAGGCTACCGCACGGTGATCTCACGCGGTCAACCGATCCGCGACGACGAGGGCAACGTGGTCGAGATCTACGGCACGATTCACGATATCACGCAGCAAGCGGCCGAAGTCGAACGCGTTCAGGCTCAAACCACGGCCATGCAACAATTGATCGACTGGTCGGATCAGGCGATCTGTGCGATCCATCCCTCCGGTACCGTGCTGGCCGCCTCGTCCGCTCTGGGACAACGGCTGGGCGTACCCGCCGAGCAACTCCGCAGCGGATGGTTGCTTGAAATCGAACCGGCAGTCGAAACCCCGCCGACGGATGCTGTCGGCACTACGCAGGACAAAGCGCCGCAAACCATCCGCGGGCGGTTCCGCCGCGGCGACCAAGCCCCCCAGCCATGGCAGCGTTTTACGCTGCACGCCACCGACAGCGACCGCGTGCGGATCGCCAAATTAGCGTAG
- the hpf gene encoding ribosome hibernation-promoting factor, HPF/YfiA family, with the protein MQLSVSARHGDLQAGDQALIEHKVEKLRRLFDRINAIVVTVDMKNLDKPEVEVKVSAEHVDDCIASAEASTVIAALDLAIPKIEQQIRRIKEKRTGHRATGIKHLDPSPATDEE; encoded by the coding sequence ATGCAGTTAAGCGTTTCCGCACGACACGGCGATCTCCAAGCTGGTGACCAAGCGTTGATCGAGCATAAAGTGGAAAAGCTGAGACGCTTGTTTGACCGCATCAACGCGATTGTGGTGACGGTCGATATGAAGAACTTGGACAAGCCTGAAGTGGAAGTCAAAGTCTCCGCCGAGCATGTCGACGATTGCATCGCTTCGGCCGAAGCTTCCACGGTGATTGCGGCCTTGGATTTGGCGATCCCCAAAATCGAACAACAAATTCGGCGCATTAAAGAAAAACGCACCGGCCATCGCGCCACCGGCATCAAACATCTCGATCCGTCCCCGGCAACCGACGAAGAATAA
- a CDS encoding PTS sugar transporter subunit IIA, whose translation MKFSDFISTKAIRADLASESKEAVIRELVQSLLDAGDINAEEQEDIIAAIMKREELGSTGIGRGVAVPHTKHPSVDKLVGTVGISVDGVDFNSLDGERVQLFFLLVSPPERPGDHLRALENISRQLRDDAFCRFLKQSKTPDDIQQLLNEADNNHFV comes from the coding sequence ATGAAATTTTCAGACTTTATTAGCACCAAAGCGATCCGGGCGGATCTGGCGTCCGAATCCAAAGAAGCGGTGATCCGCGAATTGGTCCAGTCCCTGCTGGACGCGGGCGACATCAATGCTGAAGAACAAGAAGACATTATCGCGGCGATCATGAAACGCGAAGAGTTGGGCAGTACCGGGATTGGTCGTGGAGTGGCAGTGCCGCACACCAAACATCCCAGCGTCGACAAACTTGTGGGCACCGTGGGCATCAGCGTCGACGGGGTGGACTTCAACAGCCTGGACGGCGAACGCGTGCAGTTGTTCTTCCTGTTGGTCAGCCCTCCGGAACGCCCCGGCGACCACCTGCGAGCCCTGGAGAACATCTCTCGCCAGCTGCGTGACGACGCCTTCTGTCGTTTCCTCAAGCAGAGCAAGACACCGGATGATATCCAGCAATTGCTCAACGAAGCCGACAATAATCACTTCGTGTAA